From Streptomyces sp. NBC_00775, one genomic window encodes:
- a CDS encoding acyl-CoA carboxylase subunit beta: MTVLDEAGSASPTSSAGEPTDARGRVAELHAIRAEALRGPSEKATEAQHAKGKLTARERIELLLDAGSFQEVEQLRRHRATGFGLEAKKPYTDGVITGWGTVEGRTVFVYAHDFRIFGGALGEAHATKIHKIMDMAIAAGAPLVSLNDGAGARIQEGVSALAGYGGIFQRNTKASGVIPQISVMLGPCAGGAAYSPALTDFVFMVRETSQMFITGPDVVKAVTGEEITQNGLGGADVHAETSGVCHFAYDDEETCIAEVRYLLSMLPQNNRENPPQVASEDPADRRSDILLDLVPADGNRPYDMAKVIEELVDDGDYLEVHERWARNIICALARLDGQVVGIVANQPQTLAGVLDIEASEKAARFVQMCDAFNIPIITLLDVPGFLPGVDQEHGGIIRHGAKLLYAYCNATVPRISLILRKAYGGAYIVMDSQSIGADLTYAWPTNEIAVMGAEGAANVIFRRQIAEAADPEAMRVRMVKEYKAELMHPYYAAERGLVDDVIDPAETREVLIKSLAMLHTKHADLPSRKHGNPPQ, from the coding sequence ATGACCGTTTTGGACGAGGCCGGATCCGCAAGCCCCACAAGTTCCGCTGGCGAACCCACCGACGCGCGCGGACGTGTGGCCGAACTGCACGCGATCCGTGCCGAGGCGCTGCGGGGCCCCAGCGAGAAGGCGACCGAGGCGCAGCACGCCAAGGGCAAGCTGACCGCCCGGGAGCGCATCGAGCTGCTGCTGGACGCGGGCTCGTTCCAGGAGGTCGAGCAGCTGCGCCGGCACCGGGCGACCGGATTCGGCCTGGAGGCCAAGAAGCCGTACACCGACGGTGTCATCACCGGCTGGGGCACGGTGGAGGGCCGTACGGTCTTCGTGTACGCGCACGACTTCCGCATCTTCGGCGGCGCCCTGGGCGAGGCCCACGCCACGAAGATCCACAAGATCATGGACATGGCCATCGCGGCCGGTGCGCCGCTGGTGTCCCTGAACGACGGCGCCGGCGCCCGTATCCAGGAGGGCGTCTCCGCCCTCGCCGGCTACGGCGGCATCTTCCAGCGCAACACCAAGGCGTCCGGCGTCATCCCGCAGATCTCGGTCATGCTCGGCCCGTGCGCCGGCGGCGCGGCCTACTCGCCCGCCCTCACGGACTTCGTGTTCATGGTCCGCGAGACCTCGCAGATGTTCATCACCGGCCCGGACGTGGTCAAGGCGGTGACGGGCGAGGAGATCACCCAGAACGGCCTGGGCGGCGCCGACGTCCACGCGGAGACGAGCGGCGTCTGCCACTTCGCGTACGACGACGAGGAGACCTGCATCGCCGAGGTGCGCTACCTCCTGTCGATGCTCCCGCAGAACAACCGCGAGAACCCGCCGCAGGTCGCGTCCGAGGACCCGGCGGACCGCCGCTCGGACATCCTGCTGGACCTGGTCCCCGCGGACGGCAACCGCCCGTACGACATGGCGAAGGTCATCGAGGAGCTTGTCGACGACGGCGACTACCTGGAGGTCCACGAGCGCTGGGCCCGCAACATCATCTGCGCGCTGGCCCGCCTGGACGGCCAAGTCGTCGGCATCGTCGCCAACCAGCCGCAGACGCTGGCCGGTGTCCTGGACATCGAAGCGAGTGAAAAAGCTGCGCGCTTTGTCCAGATGTGTGACGCTTTTAACATTCCGATCATCACCCTCCTGGATGTCCCCGGATTCCTCCCGGGCGTCGACCAGGAGCACGGCGGGATCATCCGTCACGGCGCGAAGCTGCTCTACGCCTACTGCAACGCGACCGTGCCGAGGATCTCGCTCATCCTGCGCAAGGCGTACGGAGGTGCCTACATCGTCATGGACAGCCAGTCCATCGGGGCCGACCTCACCTACGCCTGGCCGACGAACGAGATCGCCGTGATGGGCGCGGAAGGTGCCGCCAACGTCATCTTCCGCCGTCAGATCGCCGAGGCAGCCGATCCCGAGGCGATGCGGGTGCGCATGGTCAAGGAGTACAAGGCCGAGCTGATGCACCCGTACTACGCGGCGGAGCGTGGCCTGGTCGACGACGTCATCGACCCGGCGGAAACCCGCGAGGTCCTGATCAAGTCGCTCGCGATGCTGCACACCAAGCACGCGGACCTGCCCTCGCGCAAGCACGGCAACCCCCCGCAGTAA
- a CDS encoding YceI family protein, translating to MGIFSRKSDAADATATTAGAAAVSPDLAALSGDYTIDPSHSTIGFVARHAMVTNVKGGFQEFDGTLHLDGSDPSKSTASLDVKMDSVETGSADRDGHLKSSDFFKTDEFPTMTFRSTKAEALGGDDYRITGELSIMGTTKPLSIDLEFNGAAKDPFGNERVGFEGKSEILRSEWGLTWNAALETGGVLVSDKIKLVFDISAIKNAG from the coding sequence ATGGGTATCTTCAGCCGCAAGAGCGACGCCGCCGACGCCACGGCCACGACCGCCGGGGCCGCAGCCGTCAGCCCCGACCTGGCCGCGCTGAGCGGCGACTACACGATCGACCCCTCGCACTCGACGATCGGCTTCGTAGCGCGTCACGCGATGGTGACGAACGTCAAGGGCGGCTTCCAGGAGTTCGACGGCACGCTGCACCTGGACGGCTCGGACCCGTCCAAGTCCACCGCCTCGCTCGACGTCAAGATGGACAGCGTCGAGACCGGTTCCGCCGACCGTGACGGTCACCTGAAGAGCTCCGACTTCTTCAAGACCGACGAGTTTCCGACGATGACGTTCCGCTCCACCAAGGCGGAGGCGCTGGGCGGCGACGACTACCGGATCACCGGTGAGCTGTCGATCATGGGCACCACCAAGCCGCTCTCCATCGACCTGGAGTTCAACGGCGCCGCGAAGGACCCGTTCGGCAACGAGCGCGTCGGCTTCGAGGGCAAGTCCGAGATCCTGCGCTCCGAGTGGGGCCTCACCTGGAACGCGGCGCTGGAGACCGGTGGCGTCCTCGTCTCGGACAAGATCAAGCTGGTCTTCGACATCTCGGCGATCAAGAACGCCGGCTGA
- a CDS encoding acyl-CoA carboxylase subunit epsilon produces the protein MNTPDIRVEKGHAEPEEVAAITAILLARAAAAPTDAPAHRGRHKAGWRRLEREPGFRAPHSWH, from the coding sequence ATGAACACCCCTGACATCCGCGTCGAGAAGGGCCACGCCGAGCCCGAGGAAGTCGCCGCCATCACGGCGATCCTCCTGGCCCGTGCCGCCGCCGCCCCCACTGATGCTCCGGCCCACCGCGGCCGCCACAAGGCCGGCTGGCGCCGGCTGGAGCGCGAGCCCGGGTTCCGGGCGCCGCACAGCTGGCACTGA